Proteins found in one uncultured Desulfuromonas sp. genomic segment:
- a CDS encoding dihydropteroate synthase produces MNRLEFARLVRQRPLIIAADALCAEEGKPCPVTALLQEFASVAAALRSDREAGCALVCCPSAAANRFRLADAGQGDETGAINRELMRRCRESVGDLPVFATCGPTGQRIEPFGPLDFDDAVACYAEQATALVEGGAEGFFLTGMGEIQEARAALIALREGGDDLAVLVEIVIDGGGCMTSGTDPLTALVTLQSLGADAVGFRGTDSAVDLEAIIARVKPSATVPLYARPATPDDAEQYATTGAACVQAGANLIGVDPGATSGHVAALAHRLRELAPPMVVTSAVSAVSSSRGTAFLGPDHPFAVVGERINPTGKKALQQSLRDGSLDLVRQFAVEQEQRHATVLDVNMGLSGIDEMAMMLNAVGVLSQLTPLPLCIDTTRPEVVEAALRRYPGRALVNSVSGERERIEKTLPVAAKYGAMFIVLPLTDAGIPPTVKERIAVIDTVMTAAARYGCTVDDIAVDGLVMTISSNPEAARQTLDLISWCSETLQANTIVGLSNVSFGMPERPWINGAFLGMAMGRGLTMAIANPASDRIMATVQAYNALCGHDLGMLLRRGAFSGGPS; encoded by the coding sequence ATGAACCGTCTTGAATTCGCGCGCCTTGTCAGGCAACGGCCGTTAATAATCGCCGCCGATGCGCTCTGCGCCGAAGAGGGCAAACCGTGCCCGGTAACCGCTCTGCTGCAAGAGTTTGCATCGGTTGCCGCCGCGCTGCGCAGCGACCGAGAGGCCGGTTGTGCTCTGGTGTGCTGCCCGTCAGCGGCAGCTAACCGTTTTCGGCTGGCGGACGCTGGTCAAGGCGATGAAACCGGTGCCATCAACCGGGAACTGATGCGCCGCTGCCGCGAGAGTGTGGGTGACCTGCCGGTTTTCGCCACTTGCGGGCCAACCGGCCAACGCATTGAGCCGTTTGGCCCGCTTGATTTTGATGATGCCGTGGCCTGTTATGCGGAACAGGCCACGGCACTGGTCGAAGGCGGAGCGGAAGGGTTTTTCCTTACCGGTATGGGTGAGATTCAGGAAGCCCGTGCCGCGCTGATCGCGTTGCGCGAAGGTGGCGATGACCTGGCAGTGCTTGTTGAGATTGTCATCGACGGCGGCGGGTGTATGACAAGCGGCACCGATCCGCTTACCGCCCTGGTGACGCTGCAGTCGTTGGGGGCCGACGCTGTCGGCTTTCGTGGCACTGACAGCGCCGTTGACCTGGAGGCGATCATCGCCCGCGTCAAGCCTTCGGCCACGGTGCCGCTCTATGCACGCCCCGCAACCCCGGATGACGCGGAACAGTACGCGACCACAGGGGCGGCCTGTGTTCAGGCCGGAGCCAACCTGATCGGTGTCGATCCCGGTGCCACCTCCGGGCATGTGGCGGCGCTGGCCCACCGGTTGCGCGAGCTTGCGCCGCCGATGGTGGTGACAAGCGCTGTTAGCGCCGTGTCGTCGAGCCGTGGGACGGCCTTTCTCGGCCCGGATCATCCGTTTGCCGTGGTCGGCGAACGGATCAATCCCACCGGCAAAAAGGCATTACAACAAAGTTTGCGCGACGGCAGCCTTGATCTGGTGCGGCAGTTTGCCGTTGAGCAGGAGCAGCGGCACGCCACGGTGCTCGATGTCAACATGGGGCTGTCCGGTATTGACGAAATGGCGATGATGCTCAACGCGGTGGGGGTGCTCTCGCAACTGACGCCGCTGCCGCTGTGCATCGACACCACCCGACCGGAGGTGGTTGAAGCGGCTCTGCGGCGATATCCGGGGCGGGCGCTGGTCAATTCCGTGTCCGGCGAGCGTGAGCGGATCGAAAAGACCCTGCCGGTCGCGGCCAAGTATGGCGCCATGTTCATTGTTTTGCCGTTGACCGACGCCGGTATCCCGCCGACGGTAAAAGAGCGGATCGCCGTGATTGACACGGTGATGACGGCGGCGGCGCGCTATGGCTGCACGGTGGACGATATCGCGGTGGACGGCCTGGTCATGACCATCAGTTCCAATCCCGAAGCCGCCCGCCAGACCCTGGATCTCATCTCATGGTGTTCCGAAACGCTGCAGGCCAATACCATTGTCGGTTTGTCCAACGTCTCCTTCGGCATGCCCGAGCGGCCATGGATCAACGGCGCGTTTCTCGGCATGGCCATGGGCCGGGGTCTGACCATGGCCATTGCCAACCCGGCGTCGGATCGCATTATGGCCACGGTACAGGCCTATAACGCCCTGTGCGGCCATGACCTCGGCATGCTGCTGCGTCGCGGAGCCTTTAGCGGAGGGCCGTCATGA
- a CDS encoding methyl-accepting chemotaxis protein: MKFGTKLFLAFFLAGLVPFAILAGVYLHNASSSFSESAFHHLESVRDTKRASVQRYFETVTNQMLSFAEDRMVVEAMAQFKQAAADMIADNHYTADDITTMRDQLGSYYRQEFAAEYRKRNNGAAPDVSQLFSKLDDESIALQYHYIRANRNPLGAKEKLDQADDQSRYSALHGRFHPIFRNFLQRFGYYDIFLVDSATGNIVYSVFKELDYSTSLLNGPYAQTNFGEAFRSANASTRKDHVVLVDYARYFPSYNDPAGFIACPIFDGDTKIGVAMFQFPIDTLNAIMTERSGLGETGESYLVGKDKLMRSDSHLDAQNHSVRAAFANPQLGQVDTEATRLALSGATGTQIITDDNGQPVLSAYTPLQIGTTTWALLSEIHVAEAFAELTHLKWLVSILGGLCLIAIVGVAVLLARSTTRPIQHAIAMLTALEQGDLDSRINLQRNDELGEMAAAMDAFADNLQHEVITAFEKLAAGDFTFEANGLIKQPLAKTNASMIQVLELVHSTSDQISSGSSEVAASSQTLSQGATEQASSLEEIASSMTEIGAQIRHNADNAHQASVLAGETKAAAEQGNTSMAEMISAMDAINESSANISKIIKVIDEIAFQTNLLALNAAVEAARAGQHGKGFAVVAEEVRNLAARCTKAAHETTEMIKNSVGKAQSGSHIAAETADALNEIMQRVTKVTDLADEIAQASNEQTDGVSQISQGLDQIDQVTQLNTVSAEESAAAAEQLSSQADQLHTMLSRFKLSQTTKMIAR; encoded by the coding sequence ATGAAATTCGGAACCAAACTTTTTCTCGCCTTTTTTCTTGCCGGGCTTGTCCCGTTTGCCATTCTCGCCGGTGTCTATCTGCACAACGCTTCCTCCTCGTTCTCGGAATCCGCCTTTCACCATCTGGAAAGCGTTCGCGACACCAAGCGCGCTTCGGTGCAGCGCTACTTTGAAACCGTGACCAACCAGATGCTGTCGTTTGCCGAAGACCGCATGGTGGTCGAAGCCATGGCGCAATTCAAACAAGCCGCCGCCGACATGATCGCCGACAATCATTACACCGCCGACGATATCACCACCATGCGCGACCAGCTTGGCAGCTATTACCGCCAGGAATTTGCCGCCGAATACCGCAAGCGCAACAACGGCGCGGCTCCTGATGTGTCGCAGCTTTTCTCAAAGCTCGACGATGAATCCATCGCTCTGCAATATCACTACATTCGCGCCAACCGCAACCCGCTCGGCGCCAAAGAGAAACTCGACCAAGCCGACGATCAATCGCGTTACAGTGCCCTGCATGGCCGGTTCCACCCGATATTTCGCAATTTTTTGCAGCGGTTCGGCTATTACGACATCTTTCTGGTCGATTCCGCGACCGGAAACATTGTCTATTCCGTGTTCAAGGAACTCGACTACAGCACCTCGCTGCTCAACGGACCCTATGCCCAGACCAACTTCGGCGAAGCATTTCGAAGCGCCAATGCCTCTACCCGCAAAGACCACGTGGTTCTGGTTGATTATGCCCGCTATTTCCCATCCTATAACGACCCGGCCGGATTCATTGCCTGCCCCATCTTTGACGGCGACACCAAAATCGGTGTGGCCATGTTTCAGTTTCCCATCGACACCCTCAATGCCATCATGACCGAACGTTCCGGCCTCGGCGAAACCGGTGAATCGTATCTGGTGGGGAAAGACAAACTGATGCGCTCAGATTCCCATCTTGACGCCCAAAACCATTCCGTGCGCGCGGCGTTTGCCAATCCGCAGCTGGGGCAAGTCGACACGGAAGCAACCCGTCTCGCCCTCTCTGGCGCCACCGGCACGCAAATCATCACCGACGACAACGGCCAACCGGTGTTATCCGCCTATACACCGTTGCAAATCGGCACAACAACATGGGCGCTGCTCTCCGAGATTCACGTGGCCGAGGCCTTTGCCGAACTCACCCACCTTAAATGGCTGGTTTCCATTCTCGGCGGCCTGTGCCTGATCGCCATTGTCGGCGTAGCCGTCCTGCTGGCCCGCTCCACAACACGCCCCATTCAGCACGCGATTGCCATGCTCACCGCACTGGAGCAAGGCGACCTCGACAGCCGCATCAATCTGCAGCGCAACGATGAACTGGGGGAAATGGCCGCAGCCATGGACGCCTTTGCCGACAACTTGCAACACGAAGTGATCACCGCATTCGAGAAACTGGCCGCCGGTGATTTCACCTTTGAAGCCAACGGCCTGATCAAACAGCCGCTGGCCAAAACCAATGCCAGCATGATTCAAGTGCTTGAGCTGGTCCACTCCACCAGTGACCAGATCTCCTCCGGCAGCTCCGAGGTTGCCGCCAGCAGCCAGACCTTGTCACAAGGGGCCACCGAACAGGCCAGTTCTCTCGAAGAGATTGCCTCCTCCATGACCGAGATCGGTGCCCAGATTCGTCACAATGCCGACAACGCCCATCAGGCCAGTGTGTTGGCCGGAGAAACCAAAGCCGCTGCCGAACAGGGCAACACCAGCATGGCCGAGATGATCAGCGCCATGGATGCCATCAACGAATCCAGCGCCAACATCTCCAAGATCATCAAAGTCATTGACGAGATCGCCTTCCAAACCAATCTGCTGGCGCTCAATGCCGCCGTTGAGGCGGCCCGTGCCGGACAGCACGGCAAAGGCTTTGCCGTGGTCGCCGAAGAAGTCCGCAACCTCGCCGCCCGCTGCACCAAGGCCGCTCACGAAACCACCGAGATGATTAAAAACTCCGTGGGTAAAGCGCAAAGCGGCAGCCACATCGCCGCCGAAACCGCCGACGCTCTCAACGAGATCATGCAGCGTGTCACCAAGGTCACGGATTTGGCCGATGAAATCGCTCAGGCGTCCAACGAGCAGACCGACGGCGTCAGCCAGATTTCACAAGGGCTGGATCAGATTGATCAGGTCACGCAACTCAATACGGTCAGTGCCGAAGAGAGTGCCGCCGCTGCCGAGCAGCTCTCGTCGCAGGCCGATCAATTACATACCATGTTGTCTCGCTTCAAGTTGAGTCAGACCACGAAGATGATTGCTCGTTAG
- the nrdD gene encoding anaerobic ribonucleoside-triphosphate reductase: protein MKENQNQIDDSQRQPCEVWTRVMGYHRPVSSFNSGKKSEHHQRCFFNEERTR, encoded by the coding sequence ATGAAAGAAAACCAAAATCAGATTGATGACAGCCAACGCCAACCCTGCGAAGTCTGGACCCGCGTCATGGGCTACCATCGTCCCGTCAGTTCCTTCAACTCCGGTAAAAAATCGGAACACCACCAACGCTGCTTCTTCAACGAAGAACGCACCCGTTGA
- a CDS encoding homocysteine S-methyltransferase family protein encodes MTKEAFRQRLRDTVLVLDGATGTELALRGMPAGVSPEAWVLDHPDVMQEIQQAYVAAGSDAVYSCTFGGNRFKLQEFGLEARTAEINTALARISRQAVGDRALVFGDLAPTGLFVEPFGDLPFDAAVAAYAEQARALVAGGVDGFVIETMMDLQEARAALIGVRETCDLPVMVSMTFGTDGRTLNGSDPLSALITLQSLGADAVGCNCSTGPQDMAKVIATMKPYATVPLLAKPNAGMPRLVNGVTTFDMAAKEFGGHMPRLVEAGAAILGGCCGTNPDYIQALKHSTADLTPLAIVPQRYTAVSSYRETVCFGNDLPLTVFGGKINPSGNPTLTQRLRNADMAWVRKMAQEQARHGAAIIDINVHAAGVDEAAILRAAVLSATKGCGKPVAVDTVDVDAAAQALRVFPGRGIVNSVCAKQDAMEAMCAVAARYGAVIVCMPVDDSGGGGTGGGTAEAIARIEKIIACAEHYGIARHDCLVDCLVFTAAAGPAAHRRSLELIDWCARRGVNSLAGISNLSYALQTPQWFDGTFLSMAAGRGLTAAFIDTACDATVNSVYALDALAGRDARMARYIARFSSQGGAGAAVKTTTRTAAERVFDAVVSGDEEGMEQAIHQALDVGELPRTLVDDRLIPAINLVGDKFDRKEYFLPQLITCADTMRKGFSVLQPFLDAASEAPGRKGAKVVLATVQGDIHDIGKNIVALMLNNYNFDVIDLGKDVAAEDIIRAAKHHGADIIALSALMTTTMVEMKKVIDLARREGLERVRFMVGGAVVDQHYADEIGASGYAGDAIGAVRLAQQFSENVPPVDSSAKDDSHAQDT; translated from the coding sequence ATGACAAAAGAAGCGTTTAGACAACGGCTGCGCGACACGGTGCTGGTGCTGGACGGTGCCACCGGCACGGAGTTGGCCCTGCGCGGTATGCCCGCCGGGGTGTCTCCTGAAGCCTGGGTGCTCGACCATCCGGATGTGATGCAGGAAATTCAGCAGGCCTATGTGGCCGCCGGCAGCGATGCAGTGTATTCCTGCACCTTTGGCGGCAACCGTTTCAAACTGCAGGAGTTCGGCCTTGAGGCACGAACGGCCGAGATCAACACCGCCCTGGCGCGCATTTCGCGGCAGGCCGTGGGCGATCGGGCACTGGTCTTTGGCGACCTGGCTCCGACCGGCCTGTTTGTTGAGCCGTTCGGCGATCTCCCCTTTGACGCCGCCGTTGCCGCCTATGCCGAACAGGCGCGGGCGCTGGTGGCCGGCGGTGTTGACGGCTTTGTCATCGAAACCATGATGGATCTGCAAGAGGCGCGCGCCGCGCTGATTGGCGTGCGGGAAACCTGCGATTTGCCGGTGATGGTCAGCATGACCTTTGGCACCGACGGTCGTACCCTTAACGGCAGCGATCCGCTGTCAGCGCTGATTACCCTGCAATCCCTTGGTGCCGATGCTGTCGGCTGCAACTGTTCCACCGGGCCGCAGGACATGGCCAAGGTGATCGCCACCATGAAACCCTATGCCACCGTGCCGCTGCTGGCCAAACCCAATGCCGGTATGCCGCGTCTGGTCAACGGTGTCACCACCTTTGACATGGCGGCAAAGGAATTTGGCGGCCACATGCCGCGTCTCGTTGAAGCGGGCGCGGCGATACTCGGCGGCTGTTGCGGCACCAATCCCGATTACATTCAAGCCCTCAAACACAGCACTGCGGACCTGACGCCGCTGGCAATAGTTCCGCAGCGATACACGGCTGTCTCTTCGTACCGGGAAACGGTGTGTTTCGGCAACGATCTGCCCCTGACCGTGTTCGGTGGCAAAATCAACCCGTCCGGCAATCCGACCCTGACGCAGCGGCTGCGCAACGCCGACATGGCGTGGGTACGCAAAATGGCCCAGGAACAGGCGCGCCACGGAGCGGCGATCATCGATATCAATGTCCATGCGGCGGGTGTCGATGAAGCCGCGATTCTGCGGGCGGCGGTGCTGTCGGCAACGAAAGGGTGCGGCAAACCGGTGGCCGTGGATACCGTCGATGTTGACGCGGCAGCGCAGGCTCTGCGGGTGTTTCCGGGGCGTGGCATCGTCAACAGCGTCTGCGCCAAACAAGACGCCATGGAAGCGATGTGCGCGGTTGCCGCACGCTATGGCGCCGTGATCGTCTGCATGCCGGTGGATGACTCCGGCGGGGGCGGCACCGGCGGCGGAACGGCTGAGGCCATTGCCCGCATCGAAAAAATTATCGCCTGCGCCGAGCACTACGGCATTGCCCGCCACGATTGCCTGGTGGACTGCCTGGTGTTTACCGCGGCGGCCGGTCCGGCCGCCCATCGGCGCAGTCTGGAACTGATCGACTGGTGCGCCCGGCGCGGGGTGAACTCTCTGGCGGGCATCTCCAACCTCAGCTACGCTCTGCAGACGCCCCAATGGTTTGATGGCACGTTTCTCAGTATGGCGGCCGGTCGCGGCCTGACCGCAGCCTTTATCGATACGGCCTGCGATGCCACGGTCAACAGCGTCTACGCCCTCGATGCGTTGGCCGGACGGGATGCGCGTATGGCACGTTATATCGCCCGTTTCAGTTCCCAAGGCGGCGCTGGCGCGGCGGTAAAAACGACCACCCGTACGGCTGCGGAACGGGTGTTTGACGCCGTGGTCAGCGGCGATGAAGAGGGGATGGAGCAGGCGATTCATCAGGCTCTTGACGTCGGCGAGTTACCCCGCACTCTGGTGGACGACCGGCTGATCCCGGCCATCAATCTGGTGGGCGACAAATTCGACCGCAAGGAATATTTTCTGCCCCAGCTGATCACCTGCGCCGACACCATGCGCAAAGGCTTCAGCGTGCTGCAGCCGTTTCTCGATGCCGCCAGTGAAGCGCCGGGGCGTAAAGGCGCCAAGGTGGTGCTGGCTACGGTGCAGGGCGATATCCACGATATCGGTAAAAACATCGTCGCCCTGATGCTCAATAATTACAATTTCGACGTCATTGACCTGGGCAAGGATGTGGCGGCCGAAGACATCATCCGTGCCGCGAAACACCATGGCGCCGATATCATCGCTTTGTCTGCGTTGATGACCACGACCATGGTGGAGATGAAAAAAGTGATCGATCTGGCTCGCCGCGAAGGGCTGGAGCGGGTGCGTTTCATGGTCGGCGGGGCTGTCGTCGACCAGCATTATGCCGATGAAATCGGTGCCAGCGGTTACGCCGGTGATGCCATCGGCGCTGTGCGCCTGGCCCAGCAGTTCAGTGAAAACGTGCCACCCGTTGACTCCTCAGCAAAGGACGACAGTCATGCACAGGACACTTAA
- a CDS encoding anaerobic ribonucleoside-triphosphate reductase activating protein, with translation MSSALQVGGLTRCTTIDFPGELAAVVYCQGCPWQCHYCHNAALIPDQGQQQLDWQQVVAFIHQRRGLLDGIVFSGGEPTAQTALLDAMRTVKELGMKVALHTNGAYPDRLRALLPLCNWVGMDLKAPFDDYETITKCPASGEQARQSAELLRASGVAHQFRTTVAPLLKRNGRIEAMQQMVKSWGEELVLQQQR, from the coding sequence TTGAGTTCCGCTTTACAGGTGGGCGGCCTGACCCGCTGCACCACCATCGATTTCCCCGGTGAACTGGCGGCAGTGGTCTATTGCCAGGGTTGTCCCTGGCAATGCCACTACTGCCACAATGCCGCACTGATCCCGGACCAGGGCCAACAACAGCTCGATTGGCAACAGGTGGTGGCGTTTATTCACCAACGTCGCGGATTGCTCGACGGCATCGTGTTCAGTGGCGGTGAACCCACCGCGCAAACAGCGCTGCTTGATGCCATGCGCACCGTCAAAGAGCTGGGCATGAAAGTGGCCCTGCACACCAATGGTGCGTATCCCGACCGCCTGCGGGCTCTGTTGCCGCTGTGCAACTGGGTGGGCATGGATCTGAAAGCACCGTTTGACGACTACGAAACGATCACCAAATGTCCCGCCAGTGGAGAACAGGCACGGCAAAGCGCGGAGCTGTTGCGCGCCAGCGGTGTCGCTCACCAGTTTCGTACGACCGTGGCTCCGCTTTTGAAGCGCAACGGTCGTATTGAAGCCATGCAGCAGATGGTGAAAAGCTGGGGGGAAGAGCTGGTGCTGCAACAGCAACGCTAA
- a CDS encoding GntR family transcriptional regulator, with the protein MQEDSLEVQTYLKIRNMMLNFELIPGQRLVISELAEQLGVSRTPVKIAVIMLYKEGYLDYLARKSYYMVHQLTKEEHDQLHDFRRFLELGAAEKAIINITPESLQEMEHRAQVIRETAASDDHRLRFTLELNFHSLILELSENRYILDTFRDTFQRFFMRRHISRHYGARYEEFLNEHDAIVEAFRSEDIVRVREALLEHINNGKEFIDSIYF; encoded by the coding sequence ATGCAGGAAGACTCGCTAGAAGTTCAAACCTATCTCAAAATCAGGAACATGATGCTCAACTTCGAACTGATCCCCGGCCAGCGGTTGGTGATCAGCGAGTTAGCCGAGCAACTCGGGGTCAGTCGTACTCCGGTGAAGATTGCGGTGATCATGCTGTACAAGGAGGGGTACCTCGATTATTTGGCCCGCAAAAGTTATTATATGGTCCATCAACTCACCAAAGAGGAGCATGATCAGTTGCATGATTTCCGGCGCTTTCTGGAACTCGGTGCCGCAGAAAAGGCTATCATCAACATCACCCCGGAAAGCCTGCAGGAGATGGAGCACCGGGCTCAGGTCATCAGGGAGACTGCTGCGTCGGACGATCATCGCCTGCGCTTCACTCTGGAACTGAATTTTCATTCATTGATTCTTGAACTCAGTGAAAACCGGTATATCCTGGACACCTTCCGTGACACCTTTCAGCGGTTTTTTATGCGCCGCCACATCAGCCGTCACTACGGTGCTCGCTACGAAGAGTTTTTGAATGAGCACGATGCCATTGTCGAGGCTTTCCGCAGTGAAGATATCGTCCGGGTCCGCGAGGCCCTGCTTGAGCATATCAACAACGGCAAAGAGTTTATTGATTCCATCTATTTCTGA
- a CDS encoding ribonucleoside triphosphate reductase, giving the protein MPETEHAHQLASVVLPTKVVKRDGTSVPFDSERIRFAIARAGKVTGEFDESEAALLTQQTLKVLRHRFPSQAPKVEQIQDVVEQTLISANHFATLRAYVVYREQHQKLRQDQKTVVDVASSINEYLDQSDWRVNANANQGYSLGGLILNISGKVTANYWLNHVYAPELGEAHRDGSLHVHDLDMLSGYCAGWSLRMLLQEGFNGVPDKVEAAPPRHLSSVIGQIVNFLGTLQNEWAGAQAFSSFDTYLAAFVRKDNLSYDEVKQQMQELIFNLNVPSRWGTQTPFTNLTFDWTCPDDLKTQVPVIGGEEMPFTYGELQDEMDLINRAYIEVMTNGDDKGRVFTFPIPTYNMTPDFPWESENAERLFSMTAKYGLPYFQNFLNSELQPNMVRSMCCRLQLDLRELLKRGNGLFGSAEQTGSIGVVTINCARLGYQFAGDEAGLLAHLDELLELARTSLEVKRKTIQRQMDQGLFPYTRRYLGTLRNHFSTIGVNGLNEMIRNFTGDQDNITSEAGQAFAIRFMDHVRQRMVEYQEQTGHMYNLEATPAEGTTYRFAREDKKRFPDMIQAGTTDAPFYTNSSQLPVGFSDDPFEALELQETLQRKYTGGTVFHMYMGEPIGSPEACRKLVKRVLENYRIPYLTITPTFSICPKHGYLAGEHPFCPLCDEELESSRKTA; this is encoded by the coding sequence ATGCCAGAGACCGAACACGCCCACCAGCTTGCCAGTGTCGTATTACCCACCAAAGTCGTGAAACGCGACGGCACCAGCGTGCCGTTTGACAGCGAACGGATTCGCTTTGCCATTGCCCGTGCCGGCAAAGTGACCGGTGAATTCGATGAGAGTGAAGCCGCTCTGCTTACCCAGCAGACCCTTAAGGTGTTGCGCCACCGTTTTCCCTCTCAGGCTCCCAAGGTTGAACAGATTCAGGATGTGGTCGAGCAGACGCTGATCTCCGCCAACCATTTCGCCACGCTACGTGCCTATGTGGTCTATCGTGAGCAGCATCAGAAGCTGCGTCAGGACCAGAAAACCGTGGTTGATGTGGCGTCGTCGATCAATGAATATCTCGATCAGTCGGACTGGCGGGTCAATGCCAACGCCAATCAGGGCTATTCGCTCGGCGGGCTGATCCTCAATATCTCCGGCAAAGTCACGGCCAACTACTGGCTCAACCACGTCTATGCCCCGGAACTGGGCGAGGCGCACCGTGACGGCAGTCTGCATGTTCACGATCTCGATATGCTGTCCGGCTACTGCGCCGGCTGGTCGTTGCGTATGCTGCTGCAGGAAGGCTTTAACGGCGTGCCCGATAAAGTCGAAGCGGCACCGCCGCGCCATCTGTCCAGCGTCATCGGTCAGATCGTCAACTTTCTCGGTACGTTGCAGAACGAATGGGCCGGAGCCCAGGCGTTCAGCTCGTTTGATACCTATCTGGCCGCGTTTGTGCGCAAGGACAACCTGAGTTACGACGAGGTCAAACAGCAGATGCAGGAGTTGATCTTCAACCTCAACGTGCCGTCGCGTTGGGGCACGCAGACCCCGTTTACCAACCTGACCTTTGACTGGACCTGCCCGGATGATCTGAAAACCCAGGTGCCGGTGATCGGTGGCGAGGAGATGCCGTTCACCTACGGTGAATTGCAGGACGAGATGGATCTGATCAACCGCGCCTACATTGAGGTGATGACCAATGGCGATGACAAGGGGCGGGTGTTCACCTTTCCCATCCCCACCTACAACATGACGCCGGATTTTCCGTGGGAGAGCGAAAACGCCGAGCGGCTGTTCAGCATGACCGCCAAGTACGGCCTGCCGTATTTCCAGAATTTCCTCAATTCGGAGCTGCAACCCAACATGGTGCGCTCCATGTGCTGCCGCTTACAGCTCGACTTGCGCGAACTGCTCAAACGCGGCAACGGTCTGTTCGGTTCCGCCGAGCAGACCGGTTCCATCGGTGTCGTCACCATCAACTGCGCCCGACTTGGCTATCAGTTTGCCGGAGATGAGGCCGGATTGCTCGCCCATCTTGACGAACTTCTTGAATTGGCGCGCACCAGCCTGGAAGTTAAACGCAAAACCATTCAGCGTCAGATGGATCAGGGCCTGTTCCCCTACACGCGACGGTATCTCGGCACCCTGCGCAACCATTTCTCCACCATCGGTGTCAATGGTCTTAACGAGATGATCCGCAATTTCACCGGCGATCAGGACAACATCACCAGCGAAGCGGGACAGGCGTTTGCCATCCGCTTCATGGATCATGTGCGGCAACGCATGGTGGAGTATCAGGAGCAGACGGGCCACATGTACAACCTCGAAGCCACCCCGGCGGAAGGCACCACCTACCGCTTTGCCCGCGAAGATAAAAAGCGCTTTCCGGATATGATCCAGGCCGGGACAACCGATGCACCGTTTTACACCAACTCATCACAATTGCCGGTGGGTTTCAGTGATGATCCGTTCGAAGCGCTGGAGCTGCAGGAAACCCTGCAACGCAAATACACCGGCGGCACCGTGTTTCACATGTACATGGGCGAGCCCATCGGCAGCCCCGAAGCCTGCCGTAAGCTGGTCAAACGGGTGCTGGAAAATTACCGCATCCCCTATTTGACCATTACGCCGACATTCTCCATCTGCCCGAAACACGGCTATCTGGCTGGAGAGCATCCGTTTTGTCCGTTGTGTGATGAGGAGTTGGAGAGCAGTCGAAAGACAGCTTGA
- a CDS encoding vitamin B12 dependent-methionine synthase activation domain-containing protein: protein MTPPATFFRSIPIEVPLKMILTRLGYSSRKTVLTASQRDTLEQTIGDSFALCEAQGCWRRVAIVEKNEDEVVLAEGQVLKSRSLAKLLSHSNAVVLMATTVGPAIVEAAADAVARGDGATAVILDAVGGQSADAAMNWINEFVRGQLSRSAERLTGQRFSPGYGDFSLDNQKLFFDLLELERLGLTLTSRAMLVPEKSVTAVAGIEPALSMETTP, encoded by the coding sequence ATGACCCCGCCCGCCACGTTTTTCAGATCGATACCGATTGAGGTGCCGCTGAAAATGATCCTGACCCGCCTCGGCTACAGCAGCCGAAAAACGGTCCTGACTGCCAGTCAACGCGACACGCTGGAACAAACCATTGGCGACAGTTTTGCGTTGTGTGAGGCGCAAGGGTGCTGGCGACGTGTGGCAATTGTAGAAAAAAATGAAGACGAGGTGGTACTGGCCGAGGGTCAGGTGCTGAAAAGCCGCTCGCTGGCCAAGTTGCTCAGCCACAGCAACGCCGTAGTGCTGATGGCGACCACCGTCGGTCCGGCCATTGTCGAGGCGGCTGCAGACGCCGTTGCTCGCGGCGACGGTGCCACCGCGGTAATCCTTGATGCGGTGGGTGGGCAGAGCGCCGATGCGGCCATGAACTGGATTAACGAATTTGTCCGCGGTCAGCTAAGCCGTAGCGCAGAGCGGCTCACGGGCCAGAGGTTCTCGCCGGGATACGGTGATTTCAGCCTCGACAATCAGAAACTGTTTTTCGATCTGCTCGAACTGGAGCGTCTCGGTTTGACCCTGACGTCGCGCGCCATGCTGGTTCCGGAAAAATCGGTCACTGCCGTGGCGGGCATCGAACCGGCATTGTCCATGGAAACCACGCCATGA